Proteins encoded within one genomic window of Papio anubis isolate 15944 chromosome X, Panubis1.0, whole genome shotgun sequence:
- the LOC116271848 gene encoding LOW QUALITY PROTEIN: melanoma-associated antigen B10-like (The sequence of the model RefSeq protein was modified relative to this genomic sequence to represent the inferred CDS: substituted 1 base at 1 genomic stop codon) produces the protein MTQSFHGVEERHDSEEERPSTSSPPLYGVNRQSSPGTGPSSKSPRPQRAPSTTSTSASVSCTKFDEGAESQDEEKTSTSQAPPTTDLLSTTPLDQKAMLLVQFLLHKYNMKEPTTKHDMLKYVIKKEKAHFHEILKKASELMVLAFGIVVKEVDPTRHYYALINKLNRSCDARLSDEEIMPKTGLLMTILCVTFMKGNCATEEDILQVLKVMGIDARKNHYFYGEPKKLITQDFIKERYLERQLVLNSNPVWYEFLWGPRAHAETGKMRALEFLAKIHDTVPSSFPSLYEEALXEEEERVRGRFAAMPPTSAPASARYRVNSSSFTLREV, from the exons ATGACCCAGAGCTTTCACGGAGTTG AGGAGAGACATGATTCGGAGGAAGAAAGGCCCTccacttcctcccctcctctttaTGGTGTTAATCGCCAGAGCTCCCCTGGTACTGGGCCAAGTAGCAAATCTCCGCGCCCTCAGAGGGCCCCATCCACTACCAGTACTTCTGCAagtgtttcatgcacaaaatttgATGAAGGTGCCGAGAgccaagatgaggaaaaaacaagcACCTCCCAGGCACCACCGACCACTGATCTTTTGAGCACAACCCCTCTAGACCAGAAGGCAATGTTGTTGGTGCAGTTTCTGCTGCACAAGTACAACATGAAGGAGCCCACAACAAAGCATGACATGCTAAAGTATGTCATCAAAAAGGAGAAGGCACACTTCCATGAGATCCTCAAGAAGGCCTCTGAGCTCATGGTGCTGGCCTTTGGCATTGTTGTGAAGGAAGTCGATCCAACCAGGCACTACTATGCTCTTATCAACAAATTGAATCGCTCCTGTGATGCAAGGCTGAGTGATGAGGAGATCATGCCCAAGACTGGCCTCCTGATGACTATCCTGTGTGTGACCTTTATGAAGGGCAACTGTGCCACTGAGGAAGATATCTTGCAGGTGCTTAAGGTAATGGGGATAGATGCCAGAAAGAACCACTATTTCTATGGGGAGCCCAAGAAGCTTATCACCCAAGATTTCATAAAGGAAAGATACCTGGAGCGCCAGCTGGTACTCAACAGCAATCCTGTGTGGTATGAATTTCTGTGGGGTCCCAGAGCCCATGCAGAAACCGGTAAGATGAGAGCCCTTGAGTTTTTGGCCAAGATTCATGATACTGTCCCCAGTTCCTTTCCATCTTTGTAtgaagaagctttgtgagaagaagaagagagagtcCGAGGCAGATTTGCAGCTATGCCTCCTACTAGTGCCCCGGCCAGTGCACGTTACAGGGTCAATTCCAGCAGCTTCACCCTTAGAGAAGTATGA